A stretch of Hydractinia symbiolongicarpus strain clone_291-10 chromosome 9, HSymV2.1, whole genome shotgun sequence DNA encodes these proteins:
- the LOC130656285 gene encoding TNF receptor-associated factor 3-like: MVLESISRQSSTEAVLERRHSGYEVLLVDPLPERLKCPLCKKLMRNPIQTYRGELACEYCYQHHQNDTNICPIDHEATSPGSTHRDKFQEQVIDMLPCYCINKQRGCDWRGTVKDAENHQAECQFGPVKCCFCGENVHDRSFKNDHLMNCTALIERKTCIYESIGCKYKVTNVEEHVQHLLSDSYQHVFLQQKETNKQKEIAQHLKEELTKKTIAMKEIEENLNDNVSSLQEKISKLVKNAEDSQKAFLRINTQLQKLSNQMEHIKSAGNNDLNNEVNTSLMTDINEKIATLDLKQQLGENTTYDGKILWKIDNFSYRMQQAVTGKVTALHSAPCFTSRYGYKFCGRLYLNGDGMGKCSHVSLFMVLMKSQYDNLLDWPFNKHMMFRLINQEDYSKSIQESFLPDGASSSFQKPTREMNVAAGCPLFVSKEKLLNECFVKDDAIFIEISAK, from the exons ATGGTGTTGGAAAGCATCAGTCGTCAATCATCAACAGAAGCTGTATTAGAGAGAAGACATAGTGGTTATGAAGTTCTTCTGGTTGATCCTTTGCCAGAACGTTTGAAATGTCCATTGTGTAAAAAGTTGATGCGAAATCCCATTCAAACATATCGTGGTGAACTAGCTTGTGAATATTGTTATCAACATCATCAAAA tgaTACCAATATATGTCCGATTGATCATGAGGCAACGTCTCCAGGAAGCACACATAGGGATAAATTTCAGGAACAAGTTATCGACATGTTGCCATGCTATTGTATCAATAAGCAGCGCGGATGTGACTGGAGAGGAACTGTGAAAGATGCTGAG AACCATCAGGCAGAATGTCAATTTGGGCCTGTTAAATGCTGTTTCTGTGGTGAAAATGTCCACGATAGAAGTTTTAAGAACGACCATTTGATGAATTGTACGGCTTTAATTGAAAGAAAAACCTGCATATACGAGTCCATTGGATGTAAATACAAG GTTACAAACGTTGAAGAACATGTCCAGCATCTCCTTAGTGATTCATATCAACACGTATTTCTGCAGCAAAAAGAGACGAACAAGCAGAAAGAAATCGCACAACATCTAAAGGAAGAACTAACAAAGAAAACCATCGCAATGAAAGAAATAGAAGAAAATCTAAATGACAATGTTTCTTCATTACAGGAAAAAATTTCCAAGTTGGTAAAAAATGCAGAAGATAGCCAAAAAGCATTTTTACGTATAAACACTCAATTACAAAAACTTTCAAATCAAATGGAACATATCAAATCTGCTGGTAATAATGATTTAAACAATGAAGTCAACACGAGTCTCATGACTGATATTAACGAAAAAATAGCAACTTTGGATTTGAAACAGCAATTAGGTGAAAACACTACATATGATGGAAAGATCTTATGGAAGATTGATAACTTTTCATATAGAATGCAACAAGCTGTAACGGGGAAAGTGACAGCATTGCACAGCGCTCCATGCTTTACAAGTAGATATGGATACAAATTCTGTGGACGCTTATACCTAAATGGAGACGGTATGGGAAAATGTTCTCACGTCTCCTTATTCATGGTTTTAATGAAATCGCAATACGACAATCTACTGGATTGGCCATTTAATAAGCATATGATGTTCAGATTGATCAATCAGGAAGATTACAGCAAAAGTATTCAGGAAAGTTTCCTTCCAGATGGAGCTTCATCCAGCTTTCAGAAGCCAACTAGAGAAATGAATGTAGCAGCTGGCTGCCCCTTGTTTGTATCAAAAGAGAAATTGCTAAATGAATGCTTCGTCAAAGATGATgcaatttttattgaaatatcTGCTAAATAA
- the LOC130656284 gene encoding TNF receptor-associated factor 3-like isoform X2 — translation MVLESISRQSSTEAVVERRHSGYEVLLVDPLPERLKCPLCKKLMRNPIQTYRGELACEYCYQRYQNDINVCPIDHEATSPESTHRDKFQEQVIDMLPCYCTNKQRGCDWRGTVKEAENHQAECQFGPVKCCFCGENVHDRSLKNDHLKNCTALIERKICIYESIGCKYKVTNVEEHVQHLLNDSYQHVFLQQKETNKQKEIAQHLKEELTKKTIAIKEIEENLNDNVSSLKEKISKLLKNAEDSQKAFLHINTQLQKLSNQMEHIKSAGNNDLNNEVNTSLMTDINEKIATLDLKQQLGENTTYDGKILWKIDNFSYRMQQAVTGRVTALHSAPCFTSRYGYKFCGRLYLNGDGMGKCSHVSLFMVLMKSQYDNLLDWPFNKHMMFRLINQEDYSKSIQESFLPDGASSSFQKPTREMNVAAGCPLFVSKEKLLNEGFVKDDAIFIEISAK, via the exons ATGGTGTTGGAAAGCATCAGTCGTCAATCATCAACAGAAGCTGTAGTAGAGAGAAGACATAGTGGTTATGAAGTTCTTCTGGTTGATCCTTTGCCAGAACGTTTAAAATGTCCATTGTGTAAAAAGTTGATGCGAAATCCCATTCAAACATATCGTGGTGAACTAGCTTGTGAATATTGTTATCAACGCTATCAAAA tgATATCAACGTATGTCCGATTGATCATGAAGCCACATCTCCAGAAAGCACACACAGGGATAAATTTCAAGAACAAGTTATCGACATGCTGCCATGCTATTGTACCAATAAACAGCGCGGCTGTGACTGGAGAGGAACTGTTAAAGAAGCCGAG aaCCATCAGGCAGAATGTCAATTTGGGCCTGTTAAATGCTGTTTCTGTGGTGAAAATGTCCACGATAGAAGTTTAAAGAACGACCATTTGAAGAATTGTACTGCTTTAATTGAAAGAAAAATCTGCATATACGAGTCCATTGGATGTAAATACAAG GTTACAAACGTTGAAGAACATGTCCAGCATCTCCTTAATGATTCATATCAACACGTATTTCTGCAGCAAAAAGAGACGAACAAGCAGAAAGAAATCGCACAACATCTAAAGGAAGAACTAACAAAGAAAACCATCGCAATTAAAGAAATAGAAGAAAATCTAAATGACAATGTTTCTTCATTAAAGGAGAAAATTTCCAAGTTGCTAAAAAATGCAGAAGATAGccaaaaagcatttttacaTATAAACACTCAATTACAAAAACTTTCAAATCAAATGGAGCATATCAAATCTGCTGGTAATAATGATTTAAACAATGAAGTCAACACGAGTCTCATGACTGATATTAACGAAAAAATAGCAACTTTGGATTTGAAACAGCAATTAGGTGAAAACACTACATATGATGGAAAGATCTTATGGAAGATTGATAACTTTTCATATAGAATGCAACAAGCTGTAACGGGGAGAGTGACAGCATTGCACAGCGCTCCATGCTTTACAAGTAGATATGGATACAAATTCTGTGGACGCTTATACCTAAATGGAGACGGTATGGGAAAATGTTCTCACGTCTCCTTATTCATGGTGTTAATGAAATCGCAATACGACAATCTACTGGATTGGCCATTTAATAAGCATATGATGTTCAGATTGATCAATCAGGAAGATTACAGCAAAAGTATTCAGGAAAGTTTCCTTCCAGATGGAGCTTCATCCAGCTTTCAGAAGCCAACTAGAGAAATGAATGTAGCAGCTGGCTGCCCCTTGTTTGTATCAAAAGAGAAATTGCTAAATGAAGGCTTCGTTAAAGATGATgcaatttttattgaaatatctgctaaataa
- the LOC130656284 gene encoding TNF receptor-associated factor 3-like isoform X1: MKMQQNKKVKMVLESISRQSSTEAVVERRHSGYEVLLVDPLPERLKCPLCKKLMRNPIQTYRGELACEYCYQRYQNDINVCPIDHEATSPESTHRDKFQEQVIDMLPCYCTNKQRGCDWRGTVKEAENHQAECQFGPVKCCFCGENVHDRSLKNDHLKNCTALIERKICIYESIGCKYKVTNVEEHVQHLLNDSYQHVFLQQKETNKQKEIAQHLKEELTKKTIAIKEIEENLNDNVSSLKEKISKLLKNAEDSQKAFLHINTQLQKLSNQMEHIKSAGNNDLNNEVNTSLMTDINEKIATLDLKQQLGENTTYDGKILWKIDNFSYRMQQAVTGRVTALHSAPCFTSRYGYKFCGRLYLNGDGMGKCSHVSLFMVLMKSQYDNLLDWPFNKHMMFRLINQEDYSKSIQESFLPDGASSSFQKPTREMNVAAGCPLFVSKEKLLNEGFVKDDAIFIEISAK; encoded by the exons ATGAAAATGCAACAAAATAAA AAAGTGAAGATGGTGTTGGAAAGCATCAGTCGTCAATCATCAACAGAAGCTGTAGTAGAGAGAAGACATAGTGGTTATGAAGTTCTTCTGGTTGATCCTTTGCCAGAACGTTTAAAATGTCCATTGTGTAAAAAGTTGATGCGAAATCCCATTCAAACATATCGTGGTGAACTAGCTTGTGAATATTGTTATCAACGCTATCAAAA tgATATCAACGTATGTCCGATTGATCATGAAGCCACATCTCCAGAAAGCACACACAGGGATAAATTTCAAGAACAAGTTATCGACATGCTGCCATGCTATTGTACCAATAAACAGCGCGGCTGTGACTGGAGAGGAACTGTTAAAGAAGCCGAG aaCCATCAGGCAGAATGTCAATTTGGGCCTGTTAAATGCTGTTTCTGTGGTGAAAATGTCCACGATAGAAGTTTAAAGAACGACCATTTGAAGAATTGTACTGCTTTAATTGAAAGAAAAATCTGCATATACGAGTCCATTGGATGTAAATACAAG GTTACAAACGTTGAAGAACATGTCCAGCATCTCCTTAATGATTCATATCAACACGTATTTCTGCAGCAAAAAGAGACGAACAAGCAGAAAGAAATCGCACAACATCTAAAGGAAGAACTAACAAAGAAAACCATCGCAATTAAAGAAATAGAAGAAAATCTAAATGACAATGTTTCTTCATTAAAGGAGAAAATTTCCAAGTTGCTAAAAAATGCAGAAGATAGccaaaaagcatttttacaTATAAACACTCAATTACAAAAACTTTCAAATCAAATGGAGCATATCAAATCTGCTGGTAATAATGATTTAAACAATGAAGTCAACACGAGTCTCATGACTGATATTAACGAAAAAATAGCAACTTTGGATTTGAAACAGCAATTAGGTGAAAACACTACATATGATGGAAAGATCTTATGGAAGATTGATAACTTTTCATATAGAATGCAACAAGCTGTAACGGGGAGAGTGACAGCATTGCACAGCGCTCCATGCTTTACAAGTAGATATGGATACAAATTCTGTGGACGCTTATACCTAAATGGAGACGGTATGGGAAAATGTTCTCACGTCTCCTTATTCATGGTGTTAATGAAATCGCAATACGACAATCTACTGGATTGGCCATTTAATAAGCATATGATGTTCAGATTGATCAATCAGGAAGATTACAGCAAAAGTATTCAGGAAAGTTTCCTTCCAGATGGAGCTTCATCCAGCTTTCAGAAGCCAACTAGAGAAATGAATGTAGCAGCTGGCTGCCCCTTGTTTGTATCAAAAGAGAAATTGCTAAATGAAGGCTTCGTTAAAGATGATgcaatttttattgaaatatctgctaaataa